The genomic interval GTTCTGTGCCAgtgcagcccccccaccccccaacacacacacgctgtcctATAACCCTTCCTTCTTCGAACGACACACCCTACTTGAACACTCGATGCACTTTCTTCTCTTAATTTATGTCGGCGACAAACTTGGCTGTCATTTAGTTCAGGAAATCcgtttctgcttttttttcattttgtgggAAAAGGCCTTAAAGTTAGTGAGTGAGTTCTCGGACCTAATGAACAAGGGTATTCCCCTCTCTTAGCCAAACTGCATCCCAAGTGACTCTGTGGAAAGGACAGGTGTTAGTTATGAACTtttaaactgatttattttattttgttttcatccttAAGACATGTTTTCCTTGTTTGCCATCAGTTGTACTCATCGAGGTGGGACCACGTAAGAAACTGGCAAGATGGTTCACCGAAATAAATTTTACAGTAATTTTGCTGCCACATTTGCTTTTCTGTAGTCTGTTTTGACGATaccacacttttatttatttagaatgCCAATGCAAAAATGTCATGTTGGTCATAATACTACAGGTTTTTACGCTGCCTTGTATTGTAATTTGCAGTTTTGCCACAAGTATCAACAACACCACAGACAAACCCCCGACACATGAACCTTCTATAAGGGTTTAATAAGCACTCCAGTTCACTTGCAAAATGTAAAAGTGGCTTCCCATCCAACTTGAAGTGACATAATACTGCAGCACCATCTAGTGGTGGGAGAAATAAACTTCATCTGTTACGGAAGGTGCTCCAAAATGAGTTGGaaccatttttctttttttgacttCCTTTCTCACAGTCGGATGAAGACTCGTACGCTTTCAGAAACTGAAAGCCTCTGCATTAAGTTTTCCATTTTGAAGCAATGGGTTGCATTCAACAGAACCCTGTTTCCTCACATCCTGTTGCACCAAGCACCTACACATCGTGACCCCAGGGTGGTCATGTTGCCCCATTTCACATTAATGCACTggctccttcttcctcttcagtgaACACTCTGTTCTGTGGGCATGAGGGGGAACACATGCATATAAGTCTAACGCAGATTTGAGGGAAGggtagaaaagaaacaaaactttCTGTTGTACTCTTATGTGTGAAACAGAATTAGGGCTATGGCttaatttggattttttttccatctcaaTCTCTTATGAACCATGTTTGGACATGGTGTTCAGCCcactcattcattttctccctaATCCCACACGCCTCAGAACCATATGTTCAGAGCATGTCAGTGGGCCTCCGCTGCCCCTCATGATCCAGAACCTGCAGTAACTTGTGACAAGTGGGAATTGAAACACAGGAGAGTTGTGGCAGGAAATGTGATGCTTGTCGCTCATGTGTCAAAACACATGGGTGTCATGAGCCGGGGAACTTCCTCTCGTGGAAGCGTTGGTCAATGAAAAGTGTCAAATCAtgtggttttgtgttgttttagaTTCACAACATGTTGACGCAGGCTCAGTTTCTCCCTGTTGACCCCATCAACCCACTACCTGTTCTTTAGAACAAGCAACGGATCTAATATTTCAAAAGTGGAAGAATTTTGTACGTGGtcgttttttctctgtgtgaatCTAAAGTTAACTACAACAAGCATCACAGGGAGgttaacatttcttttatattcTTCTCTGCATCTCTTGAATATCTGTGGATTATTGATCCACTGTCTATTTTAAAATCCATGAACGATTTGGTTTCTCTTTCGATTCTATGGGGGGGACGAACACAGCTCATCTCATGACACCGATGATTCAGATGATGTTGTGGCTCGAGATTTATTAATAGGGGAAGCACTGTGTTTCAGGAATAACCAAACTGGTGTTGATTGACAACAGTCGGCAGTGATGACAAGGCCGTGATACAAGtagaaagtgaataaaaaacaaatagacaCAGTTAAGATTAAATATGAGTAAGGACAGATgaataaagattaaaataaaaagttgcttagttcaataaaaatatgaactAAGCTAAAATAAAGCAATCTGGCTGCAGCCCAATACAAGTGCTGAATATACTGTGTGGCAAATGCAATCGATGTAAACAATTTGAAAATCTTTATCTGACACAAATAACTGTTAAAAGAAGAAAGCATCTGCACAAATTCTTAATATTAaacgtgtgtttttttctctttttgaaatTTTCAGCACAATCAGAATGAGCCTGTGAGTCGGGCAGCAGATGAGCCCCCGGTCAGAGTGATGGGAGGAGTGTAGAGAAACACAAGTGTTGTTTCCCTGTCTCCTTGTGACACAAGTCGCTTCCTCCAGTAAAGAAGACACAACGATGGCTGGTGAGTGTTTTTCATCCTCACAATAATAACTTGTACTAGTTGATTGCTTGatttaatacagttttattatttgttaatgCCTCACTGGTTTATATTGCAAGTAACTGGGCAAACGGATTTTTACTGTTCAACATCCTCATTGAAATATTGTGTGAATATTCTTTTTGAAGCATTTTAGTATTGAAAAGAGTAAAAGAGGGTTGTTATAAAACAGTAATGTAAAATCCTTGTTTTTCGAATGTAGAAAACATGATTTGGTTATACATTGTGAAgtgagtatttttttattaatggttTGTGTAACAGGTTTATGACCACATTATGTACTAGTGATGTGCCCGTTGTAAATGtagctgttctcttgtcctgtgttaatgctccagagATACTTCAGAAGTATTCCTGGTCATTACTGAGTCGTCCTCAAACACTTTTACAAtaaactgtcactttttattgttcgtgtgcagagctttttaaaaaacagtctatggtgcagagtgaagttagaaaactctgtgttcatcctacctggtttatctacaTTGCTGTTTCATGGAGGAATGTTGATCAGCTAGGATTTGAAGCATTACAATAACAGAACTGACGTTGTGCTTTTACATTGAGAAGAACTggctaaagaggaagtgattgtgTGAATGTCATTGCTGTGAATGTAGATCAGCACCTGCAGATTCCTGTGAGTGTCAAATTCATCAAATCATCCGAGGACATAGAAGAAGACAGCAGTGGTCacattagcccccccccccactgactgctaccgAGCGCTGGTCATTTTTATTAGCGTTGAACACATCAAGTGTCCAAATCCCACCAGACTTGGTTCAACACTTCCCTGGGCCAGTAATAACACACATGCCACTTGTGAAGTCAATAAGATGAAGTGTTCACGAGGTATGCTTTCcactgacagagaaacagatggaCGTTTTGTGGTATTAGTAGGTAGATGTGATTTGCTGGTCGTTAAAGTGTTTAAATTAAGGTTTATGTAGCAGGGTAACAATCATTTCATATATGTCTAACATttaatctttgtttttctcctcagctcCAAACACATCTTCTTTAGTCTATGACTTTGGCTCAATTTACGATGAACTCAACTTCACCTACAATGACTCCGAGTTCTTCATCGACCATGAGACGCAGCCCTGCAGCCCCTTCTCCCCCTCAGACGCAGTCATGGTTGGAGTCGGTATATTCTACATCCTCGTCTTCCTGCTGGCCATCCCTGGAAACCTGGTGGTGGGGCTGGTGATCGGCCTCAGCAATAAGGCGCTGCCGCCCTCTGACCTCTACCTCCTCCACCTGGCGCTGGCCGACCTCCTGCTCGCCGTCACTCTCCCATTCTGGGCCGTCTCCGTCACGTGGGGCTGGGTGTTCGGAGACGCCATGTGCAAAATCATCACCATCCTCCAGGAGCTGAGCTTCTACTCCAGCATCCTCTTCCTGACGTGCATCAGCATGGACCGCTACATGGTGATAGTGCGCGCCATGGCTGCTCGCAAGGCGAACCGACAGCTGGTCAGCTGGGGAGTCTGTGGTGCTGTGTGGGCTGTGGGAGCGTGTTTGTCTATGCCGGGCCTCTTCAGTACTTCTCTCTCTTCTGGAAACTCCAGTCGGACGGCCTGCACTGAACATTACGAAACCGGCACCGCCGACAAGTGGCGGCTGGCCACCAGGATGCTCCGCCATTCCTTGGGTTTTGTCATCCCCCTGGCCATCATGCTGCCCTGCTATGGAGTCACCATCCGGCGCCTCCTTCACGTCCGCGGGGGCTTCCAGCGGCAGCGGGCCATGAGAATGATCGTGGTCGTGGTGGTCGCCTTTCTGCTCTGCTGGATGCCGTACCACATTGCGGTGATGGCAGACACGTTTTTCAGGACAAAGATAGTTCCCTACCGGTGCCCAGCAAGGATGGCGGTGGATCAGGCCATGTTTGCCACCCAGAGTCTCGGCCTGCTCCACAGCTGCGTCAACCCGCTGCTGTACGCCTTCGTGGGAGAGAAGTTCCGGAAGAGGTTGCTGCAGCTCATGAGGAAGGCTGGCGTCCTGGAGAGAGCATCAGTGTCGAGGGCGAGCCGGTCCTCAATGTCCTCAGAAATCACATCCACCGTCATGTGACAACTTTCAACCATTCAGACCATTTACTGCAGGGATTCACGTTTTGGACAAAAAGGGCCGGTTTTCATTATTAACTGCAATATTATTAAACTCACCAAAGAACCATGAGCGCTTcatgaaatgtataaataccttTTCATACTATGATCcattctcttttgtttttgtttatccagGTTAAGccacaaatattttatttgtggtCAACCATTTTAGTCCCATCAGTGAAGCTTTGCACTGAGGAAACTGTGGGAAACTTATTTGTCGAGTCTACATTTCAACATGATGATATCTACGTGTCACAACACAGtagagaagcagcagaagacaGAAGTGGACAGttcagaagtgtgtgtgaacTATCAAGATCCTTTTCTGCGATTCAAATTTACAAACCAATGTGACCATCCTTTGAAAAAgcattttaagattttttttttatactaagACTTTCTATTCAAAAAtctgaaagaggaaaaaggtaTAACATTATTAGAATCAAGTTTTATTGAGCTCGCAGGAGTTCCATTACGTCTGCCTTCTGGATTCTAAATGGCTGATCACTGTCGACCGCCACCACATTTCCTCCTTCACAAAAGTGACAATAtctgtgtggttctttcttcagaatagACGCTTGCACATTCCTTCCTTACACTTCTGACAATGTGATGCTCATGTGATATGTATTAAGTAATATGTATTTTTGTTCCACATTCTTCTTTTTATCGCAGGCGACAAACAGATCTGATGATATTTACAAATTGCGTGAAAgtacgactttattctcataaaaaTCTTGTAATGTTACTTTGTTCTCGAAGTGGCCGTGCTACTCCATTGTGATGCTCAAGCTCAGCAGCTCTCTTGTACAGAACTGTATAGCCTCATATACGTTTTTATAGTCAGCTATTGATTTTGATAGGATTGTTTGAGTTTTTTGTATAAGCCGAATACAACAGGTTGTTATTCACATGTGTTTATCAATAAAGTGTCATACAATTATGAACAGGGCTCTCTGTGTGTTATCTTACATTTCTTAGGTCACCCCTggatctagatagatagatggatatatagatagatagatagatagatagatagatagatagatatatggatagatAAAGCTAACTtactttgtatatatatatttcagttaGAAAAGAAAATTGACATTAAATACCAGTATAGACACTTTGACGTTTAGACTTAATAATTAATAGAGCATAATGTCTATTCTCTGCTAATACTACAGCTACTAATGTGACCACTGCTGACAGGTGTCTGTGTTATTTAGCCTGACCTCTGATATAAATGCGCTTGATATAATAATAGAAATGCAGTCCACATAATGGAGTACAGCTCATCAGCAGCATAACCCACATCCTCCAGAATGATCAGCGTGATTACCACAGAGATTTTAACAACCGCTTTCTAAAGTGCGGACTTTCAAAAAACTCTTCTTTCTGTGTATCAATGTGTACATGTTTGGAAAACGATGATTTTGCACATGCCCCCTGTTGCTTTATATAAATAGTGGCTATATACTAGTTTCTATGCTCGGACTAATTACAAGTTTGCGGCTAAATTTGGCACAACTACATTAACAAGGCTCGGTTGTTCCATTTATAAGTAAAGAAATGATGAGCTAcagttgttctgttttttttaagtcactACCAGAGAAGGAGCCAGAGTGATGATGTAGGGtatatcgccacctactggcccggTGTGGTTGTAGTCATTTTAATGTTCTGATCTGTAGATGTAGAAGTAAACAAAGGGTTGTGTAAGccgatttaaaaaaagtgatgTCGACAAAGCCTTAGTTCTTTGTACCCACACAAGTGGCAACTGGGTGTGTGTAGCAAAATGCTAAtactcaagtgtgtgtgtgtgtgtgtgtgtgtatttatatctttATGAGGACCATTGTGTGTGgacctacagagtgaggacacttTTGAAACCTtgggaccagccaaaatgtccaaagagctgtttgagggttagtACTTT from Pleuronectes platessa chromosome 14, fPlePla1.1, whole genome shotgun sequence carries:
- the LOC128455951 gene encoding C-X-C chemokine receptor type 2, whose protein sequence is MAAPNTSSLVYDFGSIYDELNFTYNDSEFFIDHETQPCSPFSPSDAVMVGVGIFYILVFLLAIPGNLVVGLVIGLSNKALPPSDLYLLHLALADLLLAVTLPFWAVSVTWGWVFGDAMCKIITILQELSFYSSILFLTCISMDRYMVIVRAMAARKANRQLVSWGVCGAVWAVGACLSMPGLFSTSLSSGNSSRTACTEHYETGTADKWRLATRMLRHSLGFVIPLAIMLPCYGVTIRRLLHVRGGFQRQRAMRMIVVVVVAFLLCWMPYHIAVMADTFFRTKIVPYRCPARMAVDQAMFATQSLGLLHSCVNPLLYAFVGEKFRKRLLQLMRKAGVLERASVSRASRSSMSSEITSTVM